A section of the Clostridium felsineum DSM 794 genome encodes:
- a CDS encoding YdbC family protein — translation MADIKFEIKESIGVLAESPKGWKKEINLISWNKNTPKYDLRDWAPEHEKMGKGITLSKEELKELRDILNKMDI, via the coding sequence GTGGCAGATATTAAATTTGAAATAAAAGAAAGCATAGGTGTTTTAGCAGAGTCACCTAAAGGCTGGAAAAAGGAAATAAACCTTATAAGTTGGAATAAAAATACACCAAAATACGATTTAAGAGACTGGGCACCTGAACATGAAAAAATGGGAAAGGGTATTACATTAAGCAAAGAAGAGTTAAAAGAACTTAGAGATATACTTAATAAAATGGATATTTAA
- a CDS encoding sce7725 family protein has translation MYLPYLRGKQNELLALVELINNNLLSSKIVPIIEPVNLSNSTTNYLNKIIKDNKICLIHNPKVGDLVNETIDEKFIDILNNKNTIIGHIKNRKSKDEINKLTKNIENKSLIIIDTENKIEQYYDYLRDISQKNENKIILKDSFNKEKRNSDYSESEEYFSKTHLEYKKNGYMGFSDYSVIGRTFNKSGWPPYAVVIHIVFFDKDSNLKIRHFISDSNNDNKNTKMKFFEACKKLKKWSIYNNAQTLGVKEIINYYYNNHYPGLGVIKKLSIMNHLELMGRYLDKV, from the coding sequence ATGTATTTACCATATCTTAGGGGAAAACAGAATGAATTATTAGCTTTAGTAGAACTTATTAATAATAACCTTTTGTCATCTAAAATAGTTCCAATAATTGAACCTGTAAATTTGAGCAATTCGACAACTAACTATTTAAATAAAATTATAAAAGATAATAAGATTTGTTTAATTCACAATCCTAAAGTTGGAGATTTGGTTAATGAAACTATTGATGAAAAATTTATAGATATTCTTAACAATAAAAATACAATTATAGGGCACATAAAAAATAGAAAGTCAAAGGATGAAATAAATAAGCTTACAAAAAATATTGAAAATAAAAGTTTAATTATTATAGATACAGAAAATAAGATAGAGCAATATTATGATTATTTAAGAGATATATCACAAAAAAATGAAAATAAAATAATTTTAAAGGATAGCTTTAATAAAGAAAAAAGAAATTCCGATTATAGTGAATCCGAAGAATATTTTTCGAAAACACATTTAGAATATAAAAAGAATGGATATATGGGTTTTTCAGATTACTCAGTAATAGGGAGAACTTTTAACAAATCGGGATGGCCACCCTATGCAGTTGTTATACACATAGTGTTTTTTGATAAAGATAGTAATTTAAAAATACGTCATTTTATATCAGATTCCAATAATGACAATAAAAATACAAAGATGAAGTTTTTTGAAGCATGTAAAAAGCTAAAAAAATGGTCGATTTACAATAATGCACAAACATTAGGTGTAAAAGAGATAATAAATTATTATTATAATAATCATTATCCGGGATTAGGAGTTATAAAGAAATTATCAATAATGAATCATTTAGAACTTATGGGAAGATATTTAGATAAAGTATAA
- a CDS encoding TPM domain-containing protein — translation MKQKLKFIMVLLIVYLMLFSVAVSAAGNYIEDNANVLSANTIQTVNNNFTKVENNTGVKVKLETIKSLDGKNIRDVAMNMIDQNSSTKQVVFIVAVKEHKNKILSYGLNNVFNGSELDRIAGIPNGYFKSGDFNNGILKVGEAIDQDITTKAVRSGKATVKNDGLNRTVSPKKSYLGLIIFLIFALVIIILIIYKVKRNSEMRARKFARKNGLGYDGGNNGRYRSGNMAEDDGRYENYNNSYGEPRGNTTIINNGNNNDFVKGVIAGEILSSELHHHEDHYHNDYYRDDERLRNNDVTSSGDWTISSGESDWGSGASDSGSGSSDSGSSDW, via the coding sequence GTGAAACAAAAACTAAAATTTATAATGGTATTATTAATAGTGTATTTAATGTTATTTAGTGTAGCAGTATCTGCAGCTGGAAATTATATTGAAGATAATGCAAATGTATTAAGTGCCAATACAATACAAACTGTTAATAATAACTTTACCAAAGTAGAAAATAATACAGGAGTTAAAGTCAAATTAGAAACGATAAAATCACTAGATGGAAAAAATATAAGAGATGTAGCAATGAATATGATAGATCAAAATTCATCAACAAAACAGGTGGTATTTATAGTAGCTGTAAAAGAGCATAAAAACAAGATATTATCATATGGATTAAATAATGTGTTTAATGGTTCTGAATTAGATAGAATAGCTGGTATACCAAATGGTTATTTTAAAAGTGGTGATTTTAATAATGGAATTTTAAAAGTAGGAGAAGCTATAGATCAAGATATAACAACAAAAGCTGTTCGTTCAGGAAAAGCTACTGTTAAAAATGATGGATTAAATAGAACTGTATCACCTAAAAAAAGCTACTTGGGTTTAATAATATTTCTCATATTTGCTTTGGTTATTATAATATTAATAATTTATAAAGTAAAGCGCAATAGTGAAATGAGAGCTAGAAAGTTTGCAAGAAAAAATGGTTTGGGCTATGATGGTGGAAATAATGGAAGATATAGATCAGGCAATATGGCAGAAGATGATGGAAGGTATGAAAATTATAATAACTCATATGGTGAACCAAGAGGAAATACAACAATAATTAACAATGGCAATAATAATGATTTTGTTAAAGGAGTTATTGCAGGAGAGATATTATCTAGTGAGCTTCATCATCATGAGGATCACTATCATAATGATTATTATCGTGATGATGAAAGATTAAGAAATAATGATGTTACGTCCAGTGGAGATTGGACCATATCTAGTGGAGAATCTGATTGGGGATCAGGCGCTAGTGATTCAGGATCAGGCTCTAGCGATTCGGGTTCTTCTGATTGGTAA
- a CDS encoding DUF1848 domain-containing protein — translation MIVSVSRRTDIPAFYSEWFFNRLKEGFVYVINPFNKKTVSKVELTPETVDLFVFWTKDAEPMLKRLDKLKKFKYYFQFTITAYRNEVELGTRKKNDIIDTFRRLSKKIGKEKIIWRYDPIFLNDLYTKEYHYIWFEKFCAKLEEYTDKCIISFLDLYKKTEKNTKCLNIHKMDENSMREMAKQLQSIASRHNIIIETCSEGIDLSEYGIKKGSCIDKKLISKIIDFPIDVKKDDNQRELCGCVKSVDIGQYNTCKHHCLYCYANFNEKLVNYNILSHNPKTPVLAYNLKGDEKIIVREMKSIKDKKQLSLFEKNYNVR, via the coding sequence ATGATAGTAAGTGTAAGTAGAAGAACTGATATACCTGCATTTTATAGTGAGTGGTTTTTTAATAGATTAAAAGAAGGTTTTGTATATGTAATAAATCCTTTTAATAAAAAAACAGTAAGTAAAGTGGAACTTACCCCTGAAACTGTAGACTTATTTGTATTTTGGACTAAAGACGCCGAACCGATGTTAAAAAGGTTAGATAAGTTAAAGAAATTTAAATATTATTTTCAATTTACAATAACTGCATATAGGAATGAGGTTGAACTAGGAACCAGAAAGAAAAATGATATTATAGATACATTTAGAAGGCTTTCAAAAAAGATTGGAAAGGAAAAAATCATATGGAGATATGATCCTATATTTTTAAATGATTTATATACTAAGGAATATCATTATATATGGTTTGAAAAGTTTTGTGCTAAATTAGAGGAGTACACAGATAAATGTATAATAAGTTTTTTGGATTTGTACAAAAAAACAGAGAAAAATACTAAGTGTTTAAACATACATAAAATGGATGAAAACAGCATGAGGGAAATGGCAAAACAGCTGCAAAGTATAGCAAGTAGACATAATATAATAATTGAAACTTGCTCAGAAGGCATTGATTTATCTGAATATGGGATAAAAAAGGGAAGTTGTATAGACAAGAAATTGATTTCAAAGATAATAGATTTTCCTATAGACGTGAAAAAAGATGATAATCAAAGAGAATTATGCGGATGTGTAAAGAGTGTGGATATTGGACAATACAATACTTGTAAACATCACTGCTTATATTGTTATGCAAATTTTAATGAAAAGCTTGTTAACTATAATATTTTAAGCCATAATCCCAAAACTCCAGTTTTAGCCTATAACTTAAAGGGTGATGAAAAAATAATTGTTCGCGAAATGAAATCAATTAAAGACAAAAAACAATTAAGTTTATTTGAAAAAAATTATAATGTAAGGTGA
- a CDS encoding viroplasmin family protein, which yields MAKKNFYAVRVGRKTGIFKTWDECVQYVSGYPNAKYKGFVTREEAEIYLDGCINLDINKDEEVAKFNENVPVKSGCDINPIKSKAKVKSSKTFVEPETIKGEYEFIAFVDGSYDKLKKLYGSGVIVLEENDSYKVYSTAGEDIWDQWNIVGELEATKLALTKAKEFGVKNVAIYHDLKNIGLWATGEWKAKNEFTQGYVKFVEDISKELNIYFVKVKAHSYESKYNDLADEAAKKAILEY from the coding sequence ATGGCAAAGAAAAATTTTTATGCAGTAAGGGTAGGCAGAAAAACAGGAATATTTAAAACTTGGGATGAGTGCGTGCAGTATGTTTCAGGATACCCAAATGCAAAATATAAAGGATTTGTAACGAGAGAAGAAGCAGAAATTTATTTAGACGGATGTATAAACTTAGATATAAATAAGGATGAAGAAGTCGCTAAATTTAATGAAAATGTACCAGTGAAGAGTGGATGCGATATAAACCCAATAAAAAGTAAAGCAAAGGTTAAAAGTTCCAAAACTTTTGTAGAGCCAGAAACAATAAAAGGAGAATATGAATTCATAGCTTTTGTAGATGGAAGCTATGATAAATTAAAAAAACTATATGGTTCAGGAGTTATAGTTTTAGAAGAAAATGATTCTTATAAAGTTTATTCAACAGCTGGAGAAGACATATGGGATCAGTGGAATATAGTAGGTGAATTAGAAGCTACAAAGCTTGCATTAACTAAAGCTAAGGAGTTTGGTGTAAAGAATGTAGCAATATATCATGATTTAAAGAATATAGGTTTGTGGGCAACTGGTGAATGGAAAGCTAAAAACGAGTTTACCCAGGGATATGTTAAATTTGTAGAGGATATAAGCAAAGAATTAAATATTTATTTTGTTAAAGTTAAAGCCCACAGTTATGAAAGCAAATATAATGATTTAGCAGATGAAGCAGCTAAAAAAGCAATTTTGGAGTATTAG
- a CDS encoding glycoside hydrolase family 26 protein — protein MKSKISKLLLVASLTIASVGLAAIKANATTTGMPLRNGAWLGKWPTTDAINKFQEAQDKKMDYVNMFADFSTPFSSFKANVDAVYQNKSQLILTWEPQGITDNDIIIGNKDDYIKQMASDLKNYNKPIVIRLMHEVNSNWYSWATGYQNGSVNSYASYKTAYQHIVQIFRNAGASNVKFMYNVNNNSVGNNTDYMAAYPGNDYVDVLSIDGYNWGTTQSWGSSWQSFDQVFGQAYNALKVYNKPIFIAEIGSADKGGDKSAWITDAYNKVRSNYPLIDAVIWFNENKETDWTINSNPSVQAAYKSAVMGPIAVTKNWAYEDANNDGIWNYSSVWSGSGGSIESSTQWNNLPMSNVVKYNGNSSLKFHFKSTSNTAYAGASIPTSESPNGIEPFSDVDFNAGKNLTRTTYLKFNILGDSNSKARIKLCDVWGNETNPVELTDYVTVSNSDWKQVTIPMANLTSAAIDKNNISAVKFLIDGNTYQPGEWTFYVNNMNFSN, from the coding sequence ATGAAAAGTAAAATTTCAAAATTACTACTTGTAGCTAGTTTGACAATTGCAAGTGTAGGATTGGCAGCAATAAAAGCTAATGCTACAACTACAGGAATGCCGCTGAGAAATGGTGCATGGCTTGGTAAGTGGCCAACAACTGATGCTATCAATAAATTTCAAGAAGCACAAGACAAAAAAATGGACTATGTAAATATGTTTGCCGATTTTTCAACACCTTTTAGTTCATTTAAAGCAAATGTTGACGCTGTCTACCAAAATAAATCACAGCTTATTTTAACTTGGGAACCACAAGGTATTACAGATAATGATATTATTATTGGTAATAAAGACGATTATATAAAACAAATGGCAAGTGATCTTAAAAACTATAATAAACCAATAGTAATAAGACTTATGCATGAGGTCAATAGTAATTGGTACAGCTGGGCAACTGGATATCAAAATGGAAGTGTAAATAGTTATGCTTCATATAAAACAGCATATCAGCACATTGTACAAATTTTTAGAAATGCAGGAGCGTCAAATGTAAAATTTATGTATAATGTAAATAACAATAGTGTTGGAAATAATACAGACTACATGGCAGCATATCCTGGAAATGATTATGTAGATGTACTTTCAATTGACGGGTATAATTGGGGAACGACTCAATCCTGGGGGAGCAGTTGGCAGTCTTTTGATCAAGTTTTTGGGCAGGCATACAATGCTTTAAAAGTATACAATAAACCAATTTTTATTGCTGAAATTGGCTCAGCTGATAAAGGTGGAGATAAATCAGCTTGGATTACAGATGCATATAACAAAGTAAGGTCAAATTATCCATTAATAGATGCGGTTATTTGGTTTAATGAAAACAAAGAAACAGATTGGACAATTAATTCAAATCCTTCAGTACAAGCAGCATATAAATCAGCAGTTATGGGACCAATAGCTGTAACTAAAAATTGGGCTTATGAAGATGCTAATAACGATGGGATTTGGAATTATAGTTCTGTGTGGTCAGGTTCAGGTGGTAGTATAGAATCTTCTACTCAATGGAATAACTTACCTATGTCTAATGTAGTAAAATATAATGGAAATAGTTCACTTAAGTTTCATTTTAAAAGTACTTCTAATACGGCATATGCAGGTGCGTCAATACCAACTTCCGAATCGCCAAATGGAATAGAACCTTTTAGTGATGTGGATTTTAATGCAGGAAAAAATTTAACAAGAACAACTTATTTGAAATTTAATATTTTAGGAGACTCAAATTCAAAAGCAAGAATTAAATTGTGTGACGTATGGGGAAATGAAACAAACCCAGTAGAACTTACAGACTATGTTACAGTTTCAAATTCAGATTGGAAACAGGTTACTATACCAATGGCTAATTTAACTTCAGCTGCTATTGATAAAAATAATATATCTGCGGTTAAATTTTTAATAGATGGAAATACGTATCAGCCAGGTGAATGGACTTTTTATGTTAATAATATGAATTTTTCAAACTAA
- a CDS encoding TIGR02452 family protein, whose protein sequence is MLNKRENFKNIASKTLSVIDNGYYINKSNEKIDIKAATDKAIEGTEFIDELKNKKEIKSNFSFDKVEVTVVNNSTINEIIELRGNGINGNIVALNFASAKNPGGGFISGANAQEESIARASSMYPCLTKYTEEFYEWHKKQKTPLYSDKMIYSPEVPIFRDDSGKFLRTPIKCSFITSPAVNAGVARQRGISKEKITEAMENRINNIIKLALSKNPKAIVLGAFGCGVFRNAPTEVARIFREKLKENIKNTQEIKIIFAIYDRSMTMINVFQKELDEILIGR, encoded by the coding sequence ATGTTAAATAAAAGAGAAAACTTTAAAAATATAGCAAGTAAGACTTTGAGTGTAATTGATAATGGATATTATATTAATAAGTCAAATGAAAAAATAGATATAAAAGCAGCTACTGATAAAGCAATAGAGGGTACAGAATTTATTGATGAATTAAAAAATAAGAAAGAAATTAAATCGAATTTTTCCTTTGACAAAGTTGAAGTTACTGTTGTAAATAATTCTACTATTAATGAAATAATAGAATTAAGGGGAAATGGTATAAATGGAAATATAGTTGCGCTTAACTTTGCCTCAGCAAAAAATCCAGGTGGAGGTTTTATTTCAGGTGCTAATGCACAGGAGGAAAGTATAGCTAGAGCATCTTCAATGTATCCGTGTCTTACAAAATATACAGAAGAGTTTTATGAATGGCATAAGAAACAAAAAACTCCATTATATTCAGATAAGATGATCTACTCACCCGAGGTACCAATTTTTAGAGATGATAGTGGAAAGTTTTTAAGAACACCTATTAAGTGTTCATTTATAACCTCACCTGCTGTAAATGCTGGAGTAGCAAGGCAGAGAGGAATTAGTAAAGAGAAAATAACAGAAGCTATGGAAAATAGAATTAACAACATAATAAAATTAGCTTTAAGCAAAAATCCTAAAGCTATTGTGCTAGGTGCATTTGGCTGTGGTGTTTTTAGAAATGCTCCTACAGAAGTTGCAAGGATATTTAGAGAAAAACTAAAAGAAAATATAAAGAATACTCAAGAGATAAAAATAATTTTTGCTATATATGATAGAAGCATGACAATGATAAATGTTTTTCAGAAGGAATTAGATGAGATATTGATAGGTAGATAA
- a CDS encoding MBL fold metallo-hydrolase — translation MKLKVLVDNNTYIDQYYCGEPAVSYYIEDGDFKLLLDVGYSELFIKNANELGIDLKKINAIVISHGHDDHTRGLKYYFEQNNKSKISVIAHQDSFKEKIKGKLKICSPILENELKEKCNLILSKAPKKVSDNIIFLGEIPRMNDFENRKPIGKQLEDGKLVDDYVMDDTALAYKSNNGIYIITGCSHSGICNIVEYAKKVCNDDRVIGVIGGFHLFEVNKQVYKTIEYLRMNNIKELYPCHCTSFAVKAEIHKVLPVKEVGVGLEINW, via the coding sequence ATGAAGTTAAAAGTTTTAGTAGATAATAATACATATATTGACCAATATTATTGTGGTGAACCTGCTGTTTCATATTATATTGAGGATGGAGATTTTAAATTATTATTAGATGTTGGATATTCAGAACTATTTATTAAAAATGCTAATGAATTAGGTATAGATTTAAAAAAAATAAATGCTATTGTTATTTCACATGGACATGATGATCATACAAGAGGATTGAAATATTATTTTGAACAGAATAACAAAAGTAAAATTTCTGTAATTGCACATCAAGATTCATTTAAAGAAAAGATAAAGGGTAAATTGAAAATTTGTTCTCCAATTTTAGAGAATGAGCTAAAAGAAAAATGTAATCTAATTTTATCAAAAGCACCTAAAAAAGTTAGTGATAATATAATATTCTTAGGTGAGATACCTAGGATGAATGATTTTGAAAATAGAAAACCCATAGGTAAGCAGCTTGAAGACGGGAAATTAGTAGATGATTATGTAATGGATGATACAGCACTTGCTTACAAAAGCAATAATGGTATTTATATTATTACCGGATGTTCTCACAGTGGAATTTGTAATATTGTAGAATATGCAAAAAAGGTATGTAATGATGATAGGGTAATAGGGGTAATAGGAGGATTTCATCTATTTGAAGTAAATAAACAAGTATATAAAACTATAGAGTATCTAAGGATGAATAATATAAAGGAGTTATACCCATGTCATTGTACTTCATTTGCTGTAAAAGCGGAAATTCATAAGGTTTTGCCAGTAAAGGAAGTTGGGGTAGGGCTAGAAATAAATTGGTAA
- a CDS encoding NADAR family protein, with amino-acid sequence MNNEFNLASPMAPPWLMYPEIENGSIGWRMGYGEYYICLFYKWLESLTGDEKKKYEEMFPEPKEWTYFYKEEVEREEYYFHNKNYWIKFWQKNGRALYNRNNIKNNKNMEYLFFWGHRASKNGKITGSCLSQWWMSEFRIGINTYCCTEQFMMAEKARLFDDKEIEEKIIKSKEPQIIKALGRKVRNFDEITWNKVKYSIVLKGNYHKFLQNDKLREFLLSTKDKVLVEASPYDGIWGIKMSSSDKDIENTERWRGENLLGFALMEVRDELRKICENYDKVNWNLLRDKTIK; translated from the coding sequence ATGAATAATGAATTTAATTTAGCAAGTCCTATGGCACCACCTTGGCTTATGTATCCAGAAATAGAGAATGGAAGCATTGGATGGAGAATGGGGTATGGAGAGTACTACATATGTTTGTTTTATAAATGGCTGGAGTCATTAACAGGGGATGAAAAAAAGAAATATGAAGAGATGTTTCCAGAGCCTAAAGAGTGGACATACTTTTACAAAGAAGAAGTAGAGAGAGAAGAATACTATTTTCATAATAAAAACTATTGGATAAAGTTTTGGCAAAAGAATGGTAGGGCATTATATAATAGAAATAATATAAAAAATAATAAAAATATGGAGTATTTATTTTTCTGGGGGCATAGAGCATCAAAGAACGGAAAAATTACAGGATCATGTTTAAGTCAATGGTGGATGTCAGAATTCAGAATAGGTATTAATACATATTGCTGCACTGAACAATTTATGATGGCAGAAAAGGCACGATTATTTGATGATAAAGAAATAGAAGAGAAAATAATTAAGTCCAAAGAGCCTCAAATCATAAAAGCATTAGGTAGAAAAGTTCGTAATTTTGACGAGATCACTTGGAATAAAGTGAAATATTCAATTGTTCTAAAGGGAAATTATCATAAATTTTTACAAAATGATAAGTTAAGAGAATTTTTATTAAGCACAAAGGACAAAGTTTTAGTAGAAGCAAGTCCCTATGATGGTATATGGGGTATTAAGATGTCATCTAGTGATAAAGATATAGAAAATACTGAAAGGTGGAGAGGAGAAAATCTTTTGGGCTTTGCATTAATGGAGGTAAGAGATGAACTAAGAAAAATTTGTGAGAATTATGATAAGGTAAATTGGAATTTGTTAAGGGACAAAACTATAAAATGA
- a CDS encoding exonuclease domain-containing protein: MGFINKLVQGSFDEDKIVGQHSRLRKYDTEIEPYNKYMTYNKSSKYPDDFIVFDFETTGLDTNTDKIIEIGAIKYRGNKKADEFITYVNPERPIPRNIVTLTGIRDSNVKNAPTITSVLSKFIDFIGEDVLIAHNAKFDMRFLLNNAYNLGLKKPKNEVIDTLNLSRKYMKNENGVRPENYKLITLKEFLGIKIGSHNSADDCIVCAEVYKKCKSIKENFNN; encoded by the coding sequence ATGGGATTTATAAATAAATTAGTACAAGGAAGTTTTGATGAAGATAAAATTGTTGGGCAACACAGCCGTTTAAGGAAATATGATACAGAAATTGAGCCTTATAATAAATATATGACTTATAACAAAAGTAGCAAATATCCAGATGATTTTATAGTATTTGATTTTGAAACCACAGGCTTAGATACAAATACTGACAAGATAATAGAGATTGGTGCAATAAAATATAGAGGTAATAAAAAAGCAGATGAATTTATTACATATGTAAATCCCGAAAGGCCAATTCCGAGGAATATAGTAACTTTAACGGGAATTAGAGATAGTAATGTTAAAAATGCACCTACAATAACTAGTGTGCTTTCTAAATTCATTGATTTCATAGGTGAAGATGTATTGATTGCTCATAATGCAAAGTTTGATATGAGGTTTTTGCTTAATAACGCTTATAATTTAGGTTTAAAGAAACCTAAAAACGAAGTAATAGATACCTTGAATCTCTCTAGAAAATATATGAAAAATGAAAATGGAGTAAGACCAGAAAACTATAAGCTTATTACTTTAAAAGAATTTTTGGGTATAAAAATAGGCTCTCATAATTCGGCAGATGATTGTATAGTTTGTGCTGAGGTTTATAAAAAATGTAAAAGTATAAAAGAAAATTTCAATAATTGA